A single region of the Pseudomonas sp. GGS8 genome encodes:
- a CDS encoding 1-acyl-sn-glycerol-3-phosphate acyltransferase: protein MDLATQPVTDKNRDAYYWRLLATAASFTLFGLSSLCLRLVVFPLLNCLPGGVQAHRLRARQTVSRCFWFFIRFMARSGVLTYDIQGAEKLGRPGQMIVANHPSLIDVVFLIGLVRHANCVVKKSLWENPFTRGPLRCTEYISNDGSMDMLDAAAEALKSGQTLIIFPEGTRTQPGQPPAFHRGAAAIALRGARILTPVIIKVNPTTLTKAEPWYRIPKRRVHFSFCVGADIDPQAFATQGPAPQASRKLNDYLHSYFIKELAEDERSEHR from the coding sequence ATGGACCTGGCAACGCAACCCGTAACCGATAAAAACCGCGACGCCTACTACTGGCGCCTGCTGGCCACTGCCGCAAGCTTCACCCTGTTCGGGTTGAGCAGCCTGTGCCTGCGACTGGTGGTGTTCCCGCTGCTGAATTGCCTGCCGGGAGGCGTCCAGGCCCATCGTCTGCGAGCGCGGCAGACGGTCAGCCGGTGCTTCTGGTTTTTCATTCGTTTCATGGCGCGCAGCGGCGTGCTGACTTATGACATACAGGGGGCGGAAAAACTCGGACGGCCAGGCCAGATGATCGTCGCCAACCACCCTTCATTGATCGATGTGGTGTTTTTGATCGGTCTGGTGCGCCACGCCAATTGCGTGGTCAAGAAAAGCCTCTGGGAAAACCCGTTCACCCGCGGTCCGCTACGCTGTACCGAATACATCAGCAACGATGGCAGCATGGACATGCTCGACGCCGCTGCCGAGGCGCTGAAAAGCGGTCAGACCCTGATCATTTTCCCCGAGGGCACCCGGACCCAGCCCGGCCAACCGCCGGCCTTTCATCGGGGGGCGGCGGCAATCGCCCTGCGCGGTGCGAGAATCCTCACCCCGGTAATTATCAAGGTCAACCCGACCACATTGACCAAGGCCGAACCCTGGTATCGGATCCCCAAACGCCGCGTGCACTTCAGTTTCTGCGTCGGGGCCGATATAGACCCACAGGCCTTCGCTACGCAAGGACCTGCACCCCAGGCCTCGCGCAAGCTCAATGACTATTTGCACTCTTACTTTATCAAGGAGCTCGCCGAAGATGAGCGATCAGAACACCGTTAG